A genomic region of Nymphaea colorata isolate Beijing-Zhang1983 chromosome 2, ASM883128v2, whole genome shotgun sequence contains the following coding sequences:
- the LOC116249086 gene encoding 60S ribosomal protein L10a yields the protein MSKLQSDALREAITQVVGEAKEKKRKFTETIELQIGLKNYDPQKDKRFSGSVKLPHIPRPKMKVCMLGDAQHVEEAEKIGLDYMDVEGLKKMNKNKKLVKKLAKKYHAFLASEAVIKQIPRLLGPGLNKAGKFPTLVTHQESLEAKVNETKAMVKFQLKKVLCMGVAVGNCAMEEKQIIQNVQLSVNFLVSLLKKNWQNVRCLYLKSTMGRAIRVF from the exons ATGAG TAAGCTCCAGAGTGATGCGTTGAGGGAAGCTATCACTCAGGTCGTTGGTgaggcaaaagagaaaaagcggAAGTTCACTGAGACAATTGAGCTTCAAATTGGCTTGAAAAACTATGATCCGCAGAAGGACAAACGTTTCAGTGGCTCTGTGAAATTACCTCACATTCCCCGTCCAAAAATGAAAGTTTGCATGCTTGGAGATGCTCAGCATGTGGAAGAG GCCGAGAAGATCGGACTGGATTACATGGATGTTGAAggtttgaagaaaatgaacaagaacaagaagctGGTAAAAAAGCTTGCTAAGAAGTACCATGCTTTTCTTGCATCTGAAGCTGTCATCAAGCAGATTCCAAGGCTTCTTGGTCCAGGACTTAACAAGGCTGGAAAGTTTCCAACGCTTGTTACACATCAGGAGTCTCTGGAGGCAAAAGTAAATGAAACCAAAGCTATGGTCAAGTTCCAACTTAAGAAGGTCCTCTGCATGGGAGTTGCTGTTGGAAATTGTGCCATGGAGGAGAAGCAGATTATTCAGAATGTGCAACTGAGTGTCAACTTCCTCGTATCACTCTTGAAGAAAAATTGGCAAAAC GTGAGATGCCTGTACCTGAAGAGTACGATGGGAAGGGCGATAAGAGTTTTCTGA
- the LOC116249078 gene encoding probable trehalase, which translates to MTGRRLTVVFPFLFFLSIVAMSLRSSSSPAFSSSSNSTALISFLQELQAAALVSFGRSNFDPKLYVDLPLKSDLQSTRSAFQSLRKLSNGSVPAEELRRFVAAYFDGAGSDLVSHVPPDFKAEPEGFLPRVEDPAARKWALEVHSLWRLLSRKVSERVADEPERHTLLPLREPVVVPGSRFREVYYWDSYWVIRGLLASKMHQTAKSIVRNLVSMIEKYGFVLNGARSYYTNRSQPPLLSSMVMEIYKSTGDVDFVKETFPYLLKEHGYWNSKIHTVVVHDAEGRTHTLNRYNARWNKPRPESGTTDEATASNISSITEKEHLYHEIASTAESGWDFSTRWMSSPPDLTTLRTTSIIPVDLNTYILKMELDLAHFAIILGNASVSEAYEAASKLRIEAMNSVFWNTERGQWLDYWFGNSSTSEEPHIWQASNQNQNVFASNFVPLWIGSLTSGDMVKKAASALVSSGLLKKGGISTSLTNSGQQWDAPNGWPPMQHLIVEGLVKSNSDEAKTLAKDIALRWLQINYDGYKQSGKMHEKYNVEECGTAGGGGEYSPQTGFGWSNGVVLAFLEEFGWPNGQSLSCPV; encoded by the exons ATGACCGGACGGCGATTAACCGTCGTCttcccctttctcttcttcctctctatcGTCGCCATGTCTCttcgttcttcttcctctcctgctttttcttcctcttccaactCCACCGCTTTGATCTCCTTCCTTCAGGAGCTCCAGGCCGCCGCGCTCGTCTCCTTCGGGCGATCGAATTTCGATCCAAAGCTCTACGTCGACCTGCCGCTTAAATCCGACCTCCAGTCGACGCGATCGGCGTTCCAGAGTCTCCGAAAGCTCTCGAACGGGTCCGTCCCGGCGGAGGAACTCAGGCGGTTCGTCGCGGCGTACTTCGACGGCGCCGGGAGCGACCTGGTGAGCCACGTGCCGCCGGATTTCAAGGCGGAACCGGAGGGGTTCCTTCCCCGAGTGGAGGACCCGGCGGCGAGGAAATGGGCGCTGGAGGTGCATTCGCTGTGGAGGCTGCTCAGCAGGAAGGTGTCGGAGCGGGTCGCCGACGAGCCGGAGCGGCACACGCTGCTTCCCCTCCGCGAACCGGTGGTGGTGCCCGGGTCGCGGTTCCGGGAGGTCTACTATTGGGATTCCTACTGGGTGATCAG GGGACTTCTGGCAAGCAAGATGCATCAGACGGCGAAGTCAATCGTACGCAATCTTGTTTCAATGATAGAGAAATATGGCTTCGTTCTGAATGGTGCCAGAAGCTACTATACCAACAGGAG CCAGCCTCCACTTCTAAGCTCAATGGTGATGGAGATATACAAAAGCACGGGGGATGTGGATTTTGTGAAAGAAACATTCCCTTATTTGCTCAAGGAGCACGGGTATTGGAATTCAA AAATACACACAGTGGTGGTGCATGACGCTGAAGGACGCACCCACACGTTGAACAGATATAACGCAAGGTGGAATAAACCAAGACCAGAGTCTGGAACAACT GACGAGGCTACTGCTTCTAATATATCAAGTATCACGGAGAAGGAGCACCTCTACCATGAAATAGCTTCGACAGCCGAATCTGGATGGGATTTCAGCACTCGATGGATGAG tTCTCCACCGGACCTCACGACATTGAGAACAACATCAATAATACCAGTAGACCTGAACACATATATTCTGAAG ATGGAGCTTGACCTGGCACATTTTGCAATAATTCTGGGAAATGCATCGGTATCTGAAGCATATGAGGCAGCATCCAAGCTTCGGATTGAAGCAATGAACTCAGTCTTCTGGAACACTGAGAGGGGTCAGTGGCTTGATTATTGGTTTGGCAACTCAAGCACTTCAGAG GAACCCCACATATGGCAAGCTAGCaaccaaaaccaaaatgttTTCGCCTCAAATTTTGTTCCTTTGTGGATTGGTAGTCTGACTTCAG GTGATATGGTGAAAAAAGCAGCAAGTGCCCTTGTCAGTTCTGGACTACTAAAGAAAGGTGGAATCTCGACATCACTGACAAATTCAGGCCAACAGTG GGATGCCCCCAATGGGTGGCCTCCAATGCAGCACTTGATTGTTGAAGGCTTAGTAAAGTCCAATTCAGATGAAGCTAAAACCCTAGCAAAAGACATTGCCTTGAGATGGCTTCAAATAAATTATGATGGGTACAAGCAATCAGGCAAGATGCATGAGAAATATAATGTTGAAGAATGTGGGACGGCCGGAGGTGGTGGCGAGTATTCACCGCAG ACTGGTTTTGGCTGGTCGAACGGTGTGGTGTTGGCATTTTTGGAGGAATTCGGATGGCCAAACGGACAGAGCCTAAGCTGTCCCGTCTAA